A single genomic interval of Saccharothrix saharensis harbors:
- a CDS encoding diguanylate cyclase domain-containing protein, producing MTEPARVTPAEGSAPAAVEAWALPELFRQVFVGSTAGIAIFDARGALVGANPALEAMLPPPELEALVTATPFAGDEVRVQRRFTDAAGDPLWTTVALSVVRDADGGPRWYVAVVEDTTEQRVLSDYLRHQALHDVLTGLPNRQGFLPRLEEALGRPGSITLCYLDVDSVAIVNDGLGYEAGDELLKVVARRLTAVVAGERAAVARIGGDEFVVLIEDSPTTPGISALAEAIEAVLVEPVPLGGHGVGVSAGMGFVRTSARGSDAMALLRQAHSTLRRAETGGKGQWGIYDARQDARDRARLSLIATMPGALQNGEIALDYLPVERHGERVAFAARLRWHEAEYGPVSHPECLRFADELGIGGRLAEWVLEEACGFAAAEDLPVLTHLSPDQSRDPDLTAPVAEAVRSSGVAPERLWLSLSARALAEDPDAVEDNLFALAGMGVRLLLHDFTFALPELSAVQRHGLHGVEPDVPLEEALAHKALAAVLPLVRAAGALVVSDGRLPEADLVVRS from the coding sequence ATGACCGAGCCCGCCCGAGTCACCCCGGCCGAGGGAAGCGCTCCCGCGGCGGTCGAGGCGTGGGCGCTGCCGGAGCTGTTCCGGCAGGTCTTCGTCGGCTCCACGGCGGGCATCGCGATCTTCGACGCGCGCGGCGCGCTGGTCGGCGCGAACCCGGCGCTGGAGGCGATGCTGCCGCCCCCGGAACTCGAAGCCCTGGTCACCGCGACGCCGTTCGCCGGGGACGAGGTCCGGGTGCAGCGGCGGTTCACCGACGCGGCCGGCGATCCGCTGTGGACGACCGTGGCGCTGTCGGTGGTGCGCGACGCCGACGGCGGGCCGCGCTGGTACGTCGCCGTGGTCGAGGACACCACCGAGCAGCGGGTGCTGAGCGACTACCTGCGCCACCAGGCCTTACACGACGTGCTGACCGGCCTGCCGAACCGGCAGGGCTTCCTGCCCCGGCTGGAGGAGGCGCTGGGCCGGCCGGGGTCGATCACGTTGTGCTACCTGGACGTGGACAGCGTCGCCATCGTCAACGACGGCCTCGGCTACGAGGCGGGTGACGAGCTGCTCAAGGTCGTGGCGCGGCGGTTGACCGCGGTGGTGGCCGGCGAGCGCGCCGCGGTCGCGCGCATCGGCGGTGACGAGTTCGTCGTGCTGATCGAGGACTCGCCGACCACGCCGGGGATCTCCGCGCTGGCCGAGGCGATCGAGGCCGTGCTGGTCGAACCGGTGCCGTTGGGCGGGCACGGCGTCGGCGTGTCCGCGGGCATGGGTTTCGTGCGCACGTCGGCCCGCGGTTCGGACGCGATGGCGCTGCTGCGGCAGGCGCACAGCACGTTGCGCCGCGCGGAGACCGGCGGCAAGGGCCAGTGGGGCATCTACGACGCCCGGCAGGACGCCCGCGACCGGGCCCGGCTGTCGTTGATCGCGACCATGCCGGGCGCGCTGCAGAACGGCGAGATCGCGCTGGACTACCTGCCGGTGGAACGGCACGGCGAACGGGTCGCGTTCGCGGCCAGGCTGCGGTGGCACGAGGCGGAGTACGGTCCGGTGTCGCACCCCGAGTGCCTGCGGTTCGCCGACGAGCTCGGCATCGGCGGCCGACTGGCCGAGTGGGTGCTGGAGGAGGCGTGCGGCTTCGCCGCGGCCGAGGACCTGCCGGTGCTCACCCACCTGTCCCCGGACCAGTCGCGCGACCCCGACCTGACCGCGCCGGTCGCGGAGGCGGTCCGCTCGTCGGGTGTCGCGCCGGAACGGCTGTGGCTGAGCCTGTCCGCGCGCGCCCTCGCCGAGGACCCGGACGCGGTCGAGGACAACCTGTTCGCGTTGGCGGGCATGGGGGTGCGCCTCCTGCTGCACGACTTCACGTTCGCGCTGCCCGAGCTGTCCGCCGTGCAGCGGCACGGGCTGCACGGCGTGGAACCGGACGTGCCGCTGGAGGAAGCGCTGGCGCACAAGGCGTTGGCGGCCGTGCTGCCGCTCGTGCGGGCGGCCGGCGCGCTGGTGGTCAGCGACGGCCGGCTGCCGGAGGCGGACCTGGTCGTGCGATCGTGA
- a CDS encoding RNA polymerase sigma factor — protein sequence MTPASPIAELVSAAAEGDQRAWNEIVVRFTPLVLAVVHRHRLRHADVADVHQTVWLRLVEQLGRLREADALPGWIATTARNECLRLLRVQHRTQPYDPQSEDEPASPDDAVADLDEELEAAQRRQALREGFRSLSEQCRVLLTKLMADPPPSYAAVGEELGVPVGSIGPTRIRCLEKLRKTPAVLKLVDPRPVGGGGVVGVEGRSGVGKR from the coding sequence GTGACCCCTGCATCCCCCATCGCCGAGCTGGTGAGCGCGGCGGCGGAGGGCGACCAGCGCGCGTGGAACGAGATCGTCGTGCGCTTCACGCCCCTCGTGCTGGCGGTGGTGCACCGGCACCGGTTGCGCCACGCGGACGTGGCCGACGTGCACCAGACGGTGTGGTTGCGGCTGGTGGAGCAGCTGGGCCGGCTCCGCGAGGCGGACGCGCTGCCCGGGTGGATCGCCACGACCGCGCGCAACGAGTGCCTGCGGCTGCTGCGGGTGCAGCACCGCACGCAGCCGTACGACCCGCAGTCGGAGGACGAGCCGGCGAGCCCGGACGACGCGGTGGCGGACCTGGACGAGGAGCTGGAGGCCGCCCAGCGGCGGCAGGCGCTGCGCGAGGGCTTCCGCTCGTTGTCCGAGCAGTGCCGGGTGCTGCTGACCAAGTTGATGGCCGACCCGCCGCCGAGCTACGCGGCGGTCGGCGAGGAGCTGGGGGTTCCGGTGGGCAGCATCGGGCCCACCCGGATCAGGTGCCTGGAGAAGTTGCGCAAGACTCCCGCGGTGCTGAAGCTGGTCGACCCGCGGCCGGTGGGCGGAGGAGGTGTGGTCGGTGTTGAGGGACGATCCGGGGTGGGAAAGCGATGA
- a CDS encoding S8 family peptidase translates to MSEPDRSELYQQAFHQAIRAHKSYRLYPERGREFLFVSGELLTIPEDVDRVSRKLAQNNIGTVRGRDFARMSRLLVPRTPDDIPEIVRLLRDPRQWPGERVPFVQPHHVLVGHGGNMHGNPGQPPKVGQPLAAPDPGSTGLGKGVVVGVVDTGISATAATDHPLWLGDAFLPRAAEVDAAYAHDDVFALEGGHGTFVAGVIRQAAPGVRFDPEKALDPTGLGTEEQFVAALASFDEKVQVVNISMGCFTQDDTASEPVRQAVEALPKDVVVVASAANQGTTRPSWPAALPTVVGVSAVAKDLAGVLAPACYANHGHWVDACAVGNRTSTYLKGRWELPGLPVDVYDRFAYWLGTSFAAPHVAGRIAATMTQYGLSAVEARNKLIGGKPEFFFGYGVLVE, encoded by the coding sequence GTGTCCGAACCCGATCGCTCCGAGCTCTACCAACAGGCGTTCCACCAGGCCATCCGAGCGCACAAGAGCTACCGGCTCTACCCGGAGCGCGGCCGCGAGTTCCTCTTCGTCTCCGGTGAGCTGCTGACCATCCCCGAGGACGTCGACCGGGTGAGCCGCAAGCTGGCGCAGAACAACATCGGCACGGTCCGGGGCCGGGACTTCGCCCGGATGAGCCGGTTGCTGGTGCCGCGGACCCCCGACGACATCCCGGAGATCGTGCGCCTGCTGCGCGACCCGAGGCAGTGGCCGGGCGAGCGCGTGCCGTTCGTGCAGCCGCACCACGTGCTGGTCGGTCACGGCGGCAACATGCACGGCAACCCGGGCCAGCCGCCGAAGGTGGGCCAGCCGCTGGCCGCACCGGACCCGGGCTCCACCGGGCTCGGCAAGGGCGTGGTCGTCGGCGTCGTCGACACGGGCATCTCGGCGACCGCGGCGACGGACCACCCGCTGTGGCTGGGCGACGCGTTCCTGCCCAGGGCGGCGGAGGTCGACGCGGCCTACGCGCACGACGACGTGTTCGCGCTCGAGGGCGGGCACGGCACGTTCGTCGCGGGCGTGATCCGGCAGGCCGCGCCGGGGGTGCGGTTCGACCCGGAGAAGGCGCTCGACCCGACGGGGCTCGGCACCGAGGAGCAGTTCGTCGCGGCGCTGGCGTCGTTCGACGAGAAGGTCCAGGTCGTGAACATCTCGATGGGTTGCTTCACCCAGGACGACACCGCCTCGGAGCCGGTGCGCCAGGCGGTCGAGGCCCTGCCGAAGGACGTCGTCGTGGTGGCGTCCGCGGCGAACCAGGGCACCACCCGGCCGAGCTGGCCCGCCGCGCTGCCCACCGTGGTCGGCGTGTCCGCGGTGGCGAAGGACCTCGCGGGCGTCCTGGCGCCCGCCTGCTACGCCAACCACGGGCACTGGGTCGACGCGTGCGCGGTCGGCAACCGGACCAGCACGTACCTCAAGGGCCGGTGGGAGCTGCCGGGTCTGCCGGTGGACGTCTACGACCGGTTCGCCTACTGGCTGGGCACGTCGTTCGCCGCGCCGCACGTGGCCGGGCGGATCGCCGCGACGATGACCCAGTACGGGCTGTCGGCGGTCGAGGCGCGGAACAAGCTGATCGGCGGCAAGCCGGAGTTCTTCTTCGGCTACGGCGTGCTGGTGGAATAA
- a CDS encoding CHAT domain-containing protein, whose translation MAGVSAAAALEARQRDPRAAIEMGRSALRAARATGDGEEASAAERAIGLAWRELHDFDAALRYLRRAVRTAERAGSARAAALARMSLAFVLSNTGRHARALRAINEALPHLRGVDAGSGRMQRGLVLHYLCRYDEALREYNGAIEVVRRFGERLVEARALNNRGLLRAYTGGLRAADEDFDRAAVLYQDLDQALAVADVRWNAGISASRAGDVPRALTMFAEAEREYRRLAVPRPALLINRLELLVSVPLLEEARAAADRALEELGGDLVLARSEALFYRARVALLEGDLDRAVAVAVAARKGFRREKRDVWAEGARHVELRAAYLSGQRTRALVAALTRVASRLDALGWRMAGLEARVDAALVARDLGDHARAVAELTTAGAARRGGPAAHRVQGWYAEALRRDLLGNARGAQIALRRGLALLDEYRVSLGATELRALTGAQGAALASEGLRTAVAGGRAGRVLSWAEAWRAGALRMTPARPPEDSGLADALAELRAVTADLEVASTAGRPTAALRQRQVRGEQRVRELTRRTGGGGAVVKPPEVGELAQVLGTSALVEYVDHDGALLAVVVAGGRASLHRLGPLDGALRELRLLRFALHRLVTLPGHVDRTPVRAGAEHAAALLQNRLLEPLRRRLDDRPLVLAPTGRLGGLPWSALPACRGRAVTVVPSAAVWLRATTSTPASHDRAVLAAGPRLPAAPTEIAAIAALGRVAASVLVDEAATVDAVATAMDGAPLAHVAAHGSFRADNPLFSALELADGPLTVYDLERLRTPPARVVLSACDSGLSAVRPGDELMGFTAALLGLGTRTLVAPVIPVPAEVTTPLMVDLHRRLDAGYEPSVALAGAQEAHREDGDAAFAASAGFLCFGA comes from the coding sequence GTGGCAGGGGTTTCCGCCGCCGCAGCGCTGGAAGCCCGGCAACGGGACCCGCGCGCGGCGATCGAGATGGGCCGGTCCGCACTGCGGGCGGCGAGGGCGACGGGGGACGGTGAGGAAGCCTCCGCCGCCGAACGCGCGATCGGTCTCGCCTGGCGGGAGCTGCACGACTTCGACGCGGCGCTGCGCTACCTGCGGCGCGCCGTGCGGACCGCCGAACGGGCGGGCTCGGCGCGCGCGGCGGCCCTGGCCCGGATGAGCCTGGCGTTCGTGCTGTCCAACACCGGGCGGCACGCCCGGGCGCTGCGCGCGATCAACGAAGCCCTGCCGCACCTGCGCGGCGTCGACGCGGGCAGCGGCCGGATGCAGCGGGGCCTGGTGCTGCACTACCTGTGCCGGTACGACGAGGCGCTGCGCGAGTACAACGGCGCGATCGAGGTGGTGCGCCGGTTCGGCGAACGGCTCGTCGAGGCGCGGGCGCTGAACAACCGGGGGCTCCTGCGCGCCTACACCGGCGGCCTGCGCGCGGCCGACGAGGACTTCGACCGCGCCGCCGTGCTCTACCAGGACCTGGACCAGGCGCTGGCCGTGGCCGACGTGCGGTGGAACGCGGGCATCTCCGCGTCGCGCGCGGGCGACGTGCCGCGCGCGTTGACCATGTTCGCCGAGGCCGAGCGCGAGTACCGGCGGCTGGCCGTGCCGCGGCCCGCGCTGCTGATCAACCGGCTGGAGCTGCTGGTGTCCGTGCCGCTGCTGGAGGAGGCGCGGGCGGCGGCCGACCGGGCGCTGGAGGAACTGGGCGGCGACCTCGTGCTCGCCCGGTCCGAGGCGTTGTTCTACCGGGCCAGGGTCGCGCTGCTGGAAGGCGACCTGGACCGCGCGGTCGCGGTCGCGGTGGCCGCGCGCAAGGGCTTCCGCCGGGAGAAGCGCGACGTGTGGGCCGAGGGCGCGCGGCACGTGGAGCTGCGCGCGGCGTACCTGAGCGGGCAGCGGACCAGGGCGCTGGTGGCGGCGCTGACCCGGGTGGCGTCCCGGCTCGACGCGCTCGGGTGGCGCATGGCCGGCCTGGAGGCGCGGGTCGACGCGGCGCTGGTCGCCCGCGACCTCGGCGACCACGCCCGCGCGGTGGCCGAGCTGACCACGGCGGGCGCGGCCCGGCGCGGCGGACCGGCCGCGCACCGGGTGCAGGGCTGGTACGCCGAGGCGCTGCGGCGCGACCTGCTCGGCAACGCGCGGGGCGCGCAGATCGCCCTGCGGCGCGGGCTGGCGCTGCTGGACGAGTACCGCGTGTCGCTGGGCGCGACGGAACTGCGGGCGTTGACCGGCGCGCAGGGCGCGGCACTGGCCTCGGAAGGACTGCGCACGGCCGTCGCGGGCGGTCGGGCCGGACGGGTGCTGAGCTGGGCGGAGGCGTGGCGGGCCGGCGCGCTGCGGATGACGCCCGCCCGGCCGCCGGAGGACTCCGGGCTCGCCGACGCGCTGGCCGAGCTGCGCGCCGTGACGGCGGACCTGGAGGTGGCGTCCACGGCGGGGCGGCCGACGGCGGCGCTGCGCCAGCGGCAGGTGCGCGGCGAGCAGCGGGTGCGCGAGCTGACCCGCCGCACCGGCGGCGGCGGCGCGGTCGTCAAGCCCCCCGAGGTGGGCGAGCTGGCGCAGGTGCTGGGCACCTCGGCGCTGGTGGAGTACGTCGACCACGACGGCGCGCTGCTGGCCGTGGTGGTGGCGGGCGGCCGGGCGTCGTTGCACCGGCTCGGCCCGCTGGACGGCGCGCTGCGCGAGCTGCGGCTGCTGCGGTTCGCGCTGCACCGGCTCGTGACGCTGCCCGGGCACGTCGACCGCACACCCGTGCGCGCGGGCGCCGAGCACGCCGCCGCGCTGCTGCAGAACCGGCTGCTGGAGCCGCTGCGGCGGCGGCTGGACGACCGGCCGCTGGTGCTCGCGCCCACCGGGCGGCTGGGCGGCCTGCCCTGGTCGGCGCTGCCCGCGTGCCGCGGCCGCGCGGTCACCGTCGTGCCGTCGGCCGCGGTGTGGCTGCGCGCCACCACGTCCACCCCGGCGTCACACGATCGCGCGGTCCTCGCGGCGGGGCCCCGGTTGCCGGCCGCGCCCACGGAGATCGCCGCCATCGCGGCGCTGGGCCGGGTCGCGGCCTCGGTGCTGGTGGACGAGGCGGCGACGGTGGACGCGGTCGCGACCGCCATGGACGGCGCACCGCTGGCCCACGTCGCCGCGCACGGCTCGTTCCGCGCCGACAACCCGCTGTTCTCCGCGCTGGAACTGGCCGACGGCCCGCTCACCGTCTACGACCTGGAACGGCTGCGCACACCGCCCGCCCGGGTCGTGCTGTCGGCGTGCGACTCCGGCCTGTCCGCGGTGCGGCCCGGCGACGAGCTGATGGGGTTCACCGCGGCCCTGCTCGGGCTGGGTACGCGCACGCTCGTCGCACCCGTCATCCCCGTGCCCGCCGAGGTGACCACACCGCTGATGGTCGACCTGCACCGCAGGCTCGACGCGGGGTACGAGCCGTCGGTGGCGCTGGCCGGCGCGCAGGAAGCGCACCGCGAGGACGGCGACGCCGCGTTCGCCGCGAGCGCCGGGTTCCTGTGCTTCGGCGCGTGA
- a CDS encoding nucleoside deaminase, translating into MLAVAVAEARAGLAEGGIPIGAALFSADGELLGRGHNRRVQDGDASTHAETAAFRAAGRRATYRGTVMVTTLSPCWYCSGLVRQFGIPRVVIGEAQTFHGGHDWLAEHGVAITLLDDEECVRMMADFIAAKPELWFEDIGQD; encoded by the coding sequence ATGTTGGCGGTGGCGGTGGCCGAGGCGCGCGCCGGGCTCGCCGAGGGCGGCATCCCGATCGGCGCGGCGCTGTTCTCCGCCGACGGCGAACTCCTCGGCCGGGGCCACAACCGGCGGGTGCAGGACGGTGACGCGTCCACGCACGCCGAGACCGCCGCGTTCCGGGCCGCCGGCAGGCGGGCGACCTACCGCGGCACCGTCATGGTCACCACGCTGTCACCGTGCTGGTACTGCAGCGGGCTCGTTCGCCAGTTCGGGATACCCCGAGTGGTGATCGGCGAGGCGCAAACGTTCCACGGCGGTCACGACTGGCTCGCCGAACACGGCGTCGCGATCACCCTGCTGGACGACGAAGAGTGCGTCCGGATGATGGCCGACTTCATCGCCGCCAAGCCGGAGCTGTGGTTCGAGGACATCGGCCAGGATTAA
- a CDS encoding STAS domain-containing protein: MPEPAATLASVRVDRPADGVVVLHVSGELDTSSADELTRPLTEHLVENVRGVVVDLGGVRFLGSAGLESLVVGNQRASALGIPLVLVATSRATQRPIEATGLSSVFTVVGSVDEALTRL, from the coding sequence GTGCCAGAACCCGCGGCGACGCTCGCTTCCGTGCGGGTCGACAGACCAGCGGACGGCGTGGTGGTGCTGCACGTGTCGGGCGAGTTGGACACGAGCAGCGCGGACGAGTTGACCAGGCCGCTCACCGAGCACCTGGTCGAGAACGTGCGGGGTGTGGTGGTGGACCTCGGTGGGGTGCGCTTCCTCGGCTCGGCCGGGTTGGAGTCTTTGGTCGTCGGCAACCAGCGGGCGAGTGCCCTGGGCATCCCGCTGGTGCTGGTCGCGACGAGCCGGGCGACGCAGCGCCCGATCGAGGCGACCGGGCTGAGCTCGGTGTTCACCGTCGTCGGTTCCGTGGACGAGGCCCTGACCCGGTTGTAG
- a CDS encoding carboxylate-amine ligase, giving the protein MTEPWTVGVEQEFLLVDPESRRPVPLAESVAQHAGAGYDVQRELTPFQIEVATPVCGTAEELAEQVLAGRVHLAKAAHAAGCRLMASAIPPIGTLGPPPGTDDPRYRMMEHSHRKVIGGQGVCGMHVHVGVPDQDVAIKVSNALRPWLPTLLALSANSPIEHAEDTGYASWRSIVWSRWPISGPPPHLGSADEYDRLVRALEGTEVLLDRGMVYWDVRPSVQHPTVEVRVSDIPLTARDAIVIAEVIRAFARTAAESGEPERVDDVLLRAAYWRAARDGVDGLAVDPRTGDLVPARDLVAELVSWCEGALADASALSTVEDHVTWLGAHGSGAARQRRAFGGSPDARGLVDLVLAETVRAAD; this is encoded by the coding sequence ATGACCGAGCCGTGGACCGTGGGCGTCGAGCAGGAGTTCCTCCTCGTGGACCCCGAATCACGCCGACCCGTGCCCCTGGCCGAGTCGGTGGCGCAGCACGCCGGCGCGGGCTACGACGTACAGCGGGAGCTCACCCCGTTCCAGATCGAGGTCGCGACGCCGGTGTGCGGGACGGCCGAGGAGCTGGCGGAGCAGGTGCTGGCCGGCCGGGTGCACCTGGCGAAGGCCGCGCACGCCGCCGGGTGCCGGCTGATGGCGTCGGCGATCCCGCCGATCGGCACGCTGGGTCCACCGCCGGGCACCGACGACCCCCGCTACCGGATGATGGAGCACTCGCACCGCAAGGTCATCGGCGGGCAGGGCGTCTGCGGGATGCACGTCCACGTGGGGGTGCCCGACCAGGACGTGGCGATCAAGGTGTCGAACGCGCTGCGGCCGTGGTTGCCGACGCTGCTGGCGTTGAGCGCGAACTCGCCGATCGAGCACGCCGAGGACACCGGGTACGCGAGTTGGCGCTCGATCGTGTGGTCGCGGTGGCCGATCAGCGGCCCGCCGCCGCACCTGGGGTCCGCCGACGAGTACGACCGGCTGGTGCGCGCCCTCGAGGGGACCGAGGTGCTGCTGGACCGGGGGATGGTCTACTGGGACGTGCGGCCGTCCGTCCAGCACCCGACGGTCGAGGTGCGGGTCTCGGACATCCCGCTGACGGCGCGCGACGCGATCGTCATCGCCGAGGTCATCCGGGCGTTCGCCCGCACGGCCGCCGAGTCGGGTGAACCGGAACGGGTGGACGACGTGCTGCTGCGCGCCGCCTACTGGCGTGCCGCGCGTGACGGCGTGGACGGCCTGGCGGTCGATCCCCGCACGGGTGACCTCGTGCCGGCGCGGGACCTGGTGGCGGAGCTGGTGTCGTGGTGCGAAGGCGCGCTGGCGGACGCCTCGGCGTTGTCCACTGTGGAGGATCACGTGACGTGGCTCGGTGCGCACGGCAGCGGCGCGGCGCGGCAGCGCCGGGCGTTCGGCGGTTCGCCCGACGCGCGCGGTCTGGTCGACCTCGTCCTGGCGGAGACGGTCCGTGCGGCCGACTGA
- a CDS encoding DNA topoisomerase IB has protein sequence MRLRRSDPSSSGWRRRARGRGFSYTDADGRPLPPDEVARVKSLVIPPAWRDVWVCPHPNGHIQAVGTDAAGRRQYLYHERWRQDRDEEKHERVLALAPLLPGFRAELARELRGRGRSRERVLAVALAVLEQGVFRVGGETYAADNGTHGVATLLCSHVAVRGSTVDFCYPAKGGIQFTTAVEDPSLARAVRGLLRGRGGDERLLVDARGCAVGSDDVNERFKEMVGAEFSVKDLRTWHATVLAAAAFAREGRPETKRGRKRVEAEVMREVSEHLGNTPAVARKSYVDPRVVRLFHEGVMIRPKSADRETVERAVLRLLRK, from the coding sequence GTGAGATTGCGCCGCAGTGATCCGTCCAGCTCCGGCTGGCGCCGCCGCGCCCGAGGCCGCGGCTTCAGCTACACCGACGCCGACGGCCGCCCGCTGCCGCCCGACGAGGTGGCCCGCGTCAAGTCCCTCGTGATCCCGCCCGCGTGGCGGGACGTCTGGGTGTGCCCGCACCCGAACGGCCACATCCAGGCGGTCGGCACGGACGCGGCCGGTCGGCGGCAGTACCTGTACCACGAGCGGTGGCGGCAGGACCGGGACGAGGAGAAGCACGAACGGGTGCTCGCCCTCGCGCCGCTGCTGCCGGGGTTCCGGGCGGAGCTGGCGCGGGAGCTGAGGGGGCGGGGGCGGTCGCGGGAGCGCGTGCTGGCGGTGGCGTTGGCGGTGTTGGAGCAGGGCGTGTTCCGGGTCGGTGGGGAGACGTACGCGGCGGACAACGGGACGCACGGGGTGGCGACGTTGCTGTGCTCGCACGTGGCGGTGCGGGGATCAACCGTGGACTTCTGCTACCCGGCGAAGGGCGGGATCCAGTTCACGACGGCGGTGGAGGACCCGTCGTTGGCGCGGGCGGTCCGGGGGTTGCTGCGGGGGAGGGGCGGGGACGAGCGGCTGCTGGTCGACGCGCGGGGGTGCGCGGTGGGGTCGGATGACGTGAACGAGCGGTTCAAGGAGATGGTCGGGGCCGAGTTCTCGGTGAAGGACCTGCGGACGTGGCACGCGACGGTGCTGGCGGCGGCGGCGTTCGCGCGGGAGGGGCGGCCGGAGACGAAGCGGGGGCGCAAGCGGGTGGAGGCGGAGGTGATGCGGGAGGTCTCGGAGCACCTGGGGAACACCCCGGCCGTCGCCCGCAAGTCCTACGTCGACCCGCGGGTGGTGCGGCTGTTCCACGAAGGGGTGATGATCAGGCCGAAGTCGGCTGATCGTGAGACGGTGGAACGTGCCGTGCTGCGACTGCTGAGGAAGTGA
- a CDS encoding SigB/SigF/SigG family RNA polymerase sigma factor, translating to MNAVDYQPLFHELAEAERDGAHYQRLRDRLVTEHLPMARHIADRFAERGESVEDLRQVAAVGLINAVDRFDVTRGIDFLAFAVPTITGEVRRYLRDQGWAVRVPRRLKELCVAIDTARVELSRVSGRTPTPSEVARHLGIGVDEVYEGLHATSAYHLLSLDEQSISEELNHADRLISDDPALEVVELHHALDPMLRGLPKRERRIVVLRFFRGMTQSQIADSVGVSQMHVSRLLSRSLARLRSLLDDE from the coding sequence ATGAACGCCGTGGACTACCAGCCGCTGTTCCACGAGCTGGCGGAAGCCGAGCGGGACGGCGCGCACTACCAGCGGTTGCGCGACCGCCTGGTCACCGAGCACCTGCCGATGGCCAGGCACATCGCCGACCGGTTCGCCGAGCGCGGCGAGTCGGTGGAGGACCTGCGGCAGGTGGCGGCGGTCGGGTTGATCAACGCGGTCGACCGGTTCGACGTGACGCGCGGGATCGACTTCCTGGCGTTCGCCGTGCCGACGATCACCGGCGAGGTGCGGCGGTACCTGCGCGACCAGGGGTGGGCGGTGCGCGTGCCCCGGCGGTTGAAGGAGCTGTGCGTCGCCATCGACACGGCGCGCGTCGAGCTGTCCCGCGTGTCCGGGCGGACGCCGACCCCCAGCGAGGTCGCCCGCCACCTCGGCATCGGCGTGGACGAGGTGTACGAGGGCCTGCACGCCACCTCGGCGTACCACCTGCTGTCGTTGGACGAGCAGTCGATCAGCGAGGAGCTGAACCACGCCGACCGCCTGATCAGCGACGATCCCGCCCTGGAAGTGGTCGAGCTGCACCACGCGTTGGATCCGATGCTCCGCGGGCTACCCAAGAGGGAGAGGCGCATCGTCGTGCTCCGGTTCTTCCGGGGGATGACGCAGAGCCAGATCGCGGACTCGGTCGGCGTGTCGCAGATGCACGTGTCGCGGCTGCTGAGCCGATCACTGGCCCGGTTGCGGTCGCTGCTCGACGATGAGTAG
- a CDS encoding ATP-binding protein, with translation MDGSEVELRVAARPAYLSTVRAVAAAIAKRTPEMAIDLVIAVDEACSALISRTLDPSAVLRCRFAREGDSVRFRAEVRSSAVTVPDHDSLYWRVVSSVTDAVATWVDGEGRLRVELRCRA, from the coding sequence ATGGACGGCTCGGAGGTGGAGCTCAGGGTGGCGGCCAGGCCCGCTTACCTCTCGACCGTTCGCGCGGTCGCCGCCGCGATCGCGAAGCGCACGCCGGAGATGGCCATCGACCTCGTCATCGCGGTGGACGAGGCGTGCAGCGCGTTGATCTCCCGGACGCTCGACCCGTCCGCCGTCCTGCGGTGTCGGTTCGCCCGGGAAGGTGATTCCGTGCGCTTCCGGGCGGAGGTCCGCTCATCGGCCGTCACCGTTCCCGATCATGACTCGTTGTACTGGCGGGTTGTCAGTTCCGTGACCGATGCGGTGGCCACCTGGGTTGACGGGGAGGGCCGGTTGCGGGTCGAGTTGAGGTGTCGGGCATGA
- a CDS encoding ABC transporter ATP-binding protein, with protein sequence MLEANNVEVVYDDVMLVLRGVSLRVPEGRIVALLGANGAGKTTLLRALSGLLDVHDGKITRGRITLDGEPIHRSSPTRIATLGVKQALEGRRILAELTVEENLRIGGHSRPRGIKRNLDRMYELFPRLRERRRQSAGYLSGGEQQMLSIGRALMSEPRYLLLDEPSLGLAPLMVQQIRDLIVKINSAGTTVLLVEQNATMALSIADHGYVLETGKVVMDKPAAALLADEDVREFYLGLRGEGSAQSFRDVKHYKRRKRWLS encoded by the coding sequence GTGCTGGAGGCGAACAACGTCGAGGTGGTCTACGACGACGTGATGTTGGTGCTGCGCGGCGTGAGCCTGAGGGTTCCCGAAGGGCGGATCGTCGCCCTGCTCGGCGCGAACGGAGCGGGCAAGACCACCCTGCTGCGCGCCCTGTCCGGCCTGCTCGACGTGCACGACGGCAAGATCACCCGCGGTCGGATCACGCTCGACGGCGAGCCGATCCACCGCTCGTCGCCGACGCGCATCGCGACGCTCGGCGTGAAGCAGGCGCTGGAGGGCAGGCGCATCCTGGCCGAGCTGACCGTCGAGGAGAACCTGCGCATCGGCGGGCACAGCAGGCCGCGCGGCATCAAGCGGAACCTGGACCGGATGTACGAGTTGTTCCCCCGGTTGCGCGAGCGGCGGCGGCAGAGCGCGGGCTACCTGTCCGGCGGCGAGCAGCAGATGCTGTCGATCGGCCGGGCCCTGATGTCCGAGCCGCGCTACCTGCTGCTGGACGAGCCGAGCCTCGGCCTGGCCCCGCTCATGGTCCAGCAGATCCGCGACCTCATCGTGAAGATCAACTCGGCGGGCACGACCGTGCTGCTGGTCGAGCAGAACGCGACCATGGCGCTGTCCATCGCCGACCACGGCTACGTGCTGGAGACCGGCAAGGTCGTGATGGACAAGCCCGCGGCCGCGCTGCTGGCCGACGAGGACGTGCGCGAGTTCTACCTGGGCCTGCGCGGTGAGGGCAGCGCGCAGTCGTTCCGCGACGTGAAGCACTACAAGCGGCGGAAGCGGTGGTTGTCGTGA